The Manis javanica isolate MJ-LG chromosome 2, MJ_LKY, whole genome shotgun sequence genome contains a region encoding:
- the LOC108385178 gene encoding large ribosomal subunit protein eL39 — translation MSSHKTFRIKRFLAKKQKQNRPIPQWIRMKTGNKIRYNSKRRHWRRTKLGL, via the coding sequence ATGTCTTCTCACAAGACTTTCAGGATCAAGCGATTCCTGgccaagaaacaaaagcagaatcgTCCCATTCCCCAGTGGATTCGGATGAAAACTGGTAATAAAATCCGCTACAACTCTAAGAGGAGACACTGGAGAAGAACTAAGCTGGGTCTTTAA